One Hymenobacter volaticus genomic region harbors:
- a CDS encoding beta-mannosidase has protein sequence MSLLSLPPAVAQQAATAPGLASNKTIQPILTGWRFRQAGKDNWAPATVPGCVHTDLLATKQIEDPLYRDNEMKLQWIGHTDWDYETTFDVTPAMLQRQHLELVFKGLDTYTDVTLNDQAILHTDNMFREWRIEAKPQLKVGTNRLLVHFRSPLNEVAGLPQKYGYNLFAINDEQAMGIVGEKGPVLSPYTRKAPYHYGWDWGPRFITSGIWQPVQLEAWDAAKITDFHVVQRQLSPQAAQLSLVLTYEGAAAASGPATLVVETTSPDGKPGPRVEQAVTLQPNRHALTADLRLPSPQLWYPAGYGAQPLYSFTAHLVQSGKPLDDARTRIGLRTVELRREKDAYGKSFEFVVNGIPIFAKGVNWIPADIFQTRVTNQRYHRLLQAAKDCNMNMVRVWGGGIYENQYFYDTCDEMGLLVWQDFLFACSFYPGDEAFNNNVREEVTYQVRRLRDHPSIAIWVGNNENEVAWQQWGVPEKMGVHKLEVWSNYLKLYRDLIPTVLKTEDPSRPYLSSSPSADFEDMAGSQTNGDMHYWDVWGGTAPIANYEKQVPRFMSEYGFQSFPELKSVAQFTLPADHDIASPVMKEHQRSAVGNPRLKEYLLRDYKQPKDFASFLYVSQVLQAQAIKLSAEHLRRSRPRTMGSMYWQLDDCWGVASWSSIDYYGRWKALQYYAKRFYAPVLVSPHEEGDQVRFYVVSDRTTATPASLQVRLLDLNGKVLHKQTASVQVAPLTSQAYLDIPKATLLNGHDPKRVVLHCGLTAGNQPLSTNTHYFASPKEMALPKATITATWARTTDSTYQVTLKSKTLAREVWLSLSQGDGFFEDNYFDLLPGETKTLTFKSEGETSPNELRKRLVVRTLADAF, from the coding sequence TTGTCTTTGCTGTCTTTGCCGCCGGCAGTAGCACAGCAAGCCGCAACTGCTCCTGGCTTAGCTAGCAACAAAACCATTCAGCCGATTCTCACGGGCTGGCGCTTTCGCCAAGCAGGCAAAGACAACTGGGCTCCGGCTACAGTACCCGGCTGCGTACACACGGATCTATTGGCTACCAAGCAGATAGAAGACCCGCTGTACCGCGACAACGAAATGAAGCTACAGTGGATAGGCCACACCGATTGGGACTACGAAACAACCTTCGACGTGACGCCAGCTATGCTCCAGCGTCAGCACTTAGAACTGGTCTTCAAGGGGCTTGATACCTACACGGATGTCACGCTCAACGACCAAGCCATTTTGCACACCGACAATATGTTTCGGGAATGGCGCATTGAAGCTAAGCCTCAGCTGAAGGTTGGAACCAACCGCTTACTGGTACACTTCCGCTCACCGCTGAATGAGGTAGCCGGCCTACCTCAGAAGTATGGCTACAATCTATTTGCTATTAACGATGAACAGGCCATGGGAATCGTGGGCGAGAAAGGCCCGGTGCTAAGCCCTTACACCCGCAAAGCACCCTACCATTATGGATGGGACTGGGGACCTAGGTTTATTACCTCCGGCATTTGGCAGCCGGTACAGCTCGAAGCCTGGGACGCCGCCAAAATCACCGATTTTCACGTAGTGCAGCGCCAATTAAGCCCCCAAGCCGCGCAGCTTAGCCTAGTTCTGACGTACGAAGGCGCGGCCGCCGCTAGCGGCCCCGCAACCTTGGTAGTTGAAACAACCAGCCCGGATGGGAAGCCCGGCCCTCGGGTTGAGCAGGCCGTAACCTTGCAACCCAACCGCCACGCCTTAACGGCCGACTTGCGCTTACCTAGCCCGCAATTATGGTACCCAGCTGGCTACGGCGCCCAGCCGCTTTACTCCTTTACCGCTCACTTGGTGCAGAGCGGCAAGCCCCTTGACGACGCGCGTACGCGCATTGGTTTGCGCACCGTGGAGCTACGCCGCGAAAAGGATGCGTATGGCAAATCCTTCGAGTTTGTGGTAAATGGCATTCCGATTTTTGCCAAGGGCGTGAACTGGATTCCCGCCGACATTTTCCAGACGCGCGTCACCAATCAGCGCTACCACCGGCTGCTGCAAGCCGCCAAGGACTGCAACATGAACATGGTGCGCGTATGGGGCGGCGGCATCTACGAGAATCAATATTTCTACGACACCTGCGACGAAATGGGCTTGCTGGTGTGGCAGGACTTTCTGTTTGCCTGCTCGTTCTACCCCGGGGACGAGGCCTTCAACAACAACGTGCGCGAGGAAGTCACCTACCAAGTGCGCCGTCTGCGCGACCACCCAAGCATTGCTATTTGGGTGGGCAACAACGAGAACGAAGTTGCCTGGCAGCAGTGGGGCGTGCCCGAAAAAATGGGCGTGCACAAGCTGGAAGTGTGGAGCAACTACCTCAAGCTCTACCGCGACCTGATTCCGACGGTGCTGAAGACGGAAGACCCTAGCCGGCCTTACCTGTCATCGAGCCCCTCGGCCGACTTCGAAGACATGGCCGGTTCGCAAACCAACGGCGACATGCATTATTGGGACGTGTGGGGCGGTACGGCGCCCATCGCCAACTATGAAAAGCAGGTGCCCCGCTTTATGAGCGAGTACGGCTTTCAGTCATTCCCGGAGCTGAAATCCGTGGCCCAGTTCACCTTGCCCGCCGACCACGACATCGCCTCCCCCGTGATGAAGGAGCACCAGCGTAGCGCCGTGGGTAATCCGCGCCTGAAAGAGTATTTGCTGCGCGACTACAAACAACCCAAGGACTTCGCCTCCTTTCTGTACGTGAGCCAAGTGCTGCAAGCCCAGGCCATTAAGCTCAGCGCCGAGCACCTGCGCCGCAGCCGTCCTCGCACGATGGGTTCGATGTACTGGCAGCTGGACGACTGTTGGGGCGTGGCCTCGTGGTCGAGTATCGACTATTACGGGCGCTGGAAAGCGCTGCAGTACTACGCCAAGCGCTTCTACGCGCCCGTGCTGGTGAGCCCTCACGAAGAAGGCGACCAAGTGCGCTTCTACGTGGTGTCGGACCGCACCACAGCTACGCCCGCCAGCTTGCAAGTACGCTTGCTTGACCTTAACGGGAAGGTACTGCACAAGCAAACTGCCTCCGTGCAAGTAGCCCCGCTAACTAGCCAGGCGTACCTCGATATTCCGAAGGCCACGCTGCTCAACGGCCATGACCCCAAGCGCGTGGTGCTGCACTGCGGATTGACGGCCGGCAACCAACCGCTTTCGACGAACACGCACTATTTCGCTTCACCCAAGGAAATGGCGCTGCCTAAAGCCACTATCACCGCCACTTGGGCCCGCACCACCGACAGCACTTACCAGGTCACCCTCAAGAGCAAGACCCTTGCACGGGAAGTATGGCTGTCCCTGAGCCAAGGCGACGGCTTTTTTGAAGACAACTATTTCGACTTGCTGCCCGGGGAAACCAAAACTTTGACTTTTAAAAGCGAAGGCGAAACCTCGCCCAACGAACTCCGCAAGCGCCTAGTGGTGCGCACTCTAGCCGACGCGTTCTAA
- a CDS encoding glycoside hydrolase family 97 protein has product MLSRLPLLGLFALSSFVGHAQRSSDYHLKSPDGKLDLLVQTGPTLRWSVQHETTAVITPSEISLVLADGEVLGKNSVVSGFKTVAVKTTIASPFYKRSQIADQYNQLTLTLKGGYGLVARAYNDGVAYRFFTSRKGALTVLTEQATFNFAQDYETLIPFVRDLRVPTDPYMSSFESLYSVQKLSRAKKDSLAFLPALVAVGEQKKAVILEADVEDYPGMFLESNEVPATSLHGDFARYPAEEKAGGFHNIQLVVPRRENYIARTRGSRTFPWRAVVISSEDKQLADNDMVYKLASPSRVKDVSWIRPGKVAWDWWNDWNITHVNFRAGLNTPTYKYYIDFAAANKLEYVILDEGWSEETDFLKISPKIDLAELIAYGKQRNVGLILWANWRSLTEKMDEAYRQYAAMGVKGFKIDFLDRDDQKMVRSSYELARKAADYQLLVDFHGMHKPDGLQRTYPNVIGYEGVKGLENSKWTPDDDVPRYDVTLPFIRMMAGPMDYTPGAMRNATKAEYHLSHTLPMSQGTRCHQLAMYVVFEAPLQMLSDSPTAYKREPESTDFIAQVPTTFDQTVALDGKVGEYVALARKKADTWYVGAMSNWNAREITLDCSFLGEGSYEAVIFRDGVNADRDATDYVRETVRLSAKDQLKIALSPGGGWAARVYPVK; this is encoded by the coding sequence ATGCTCTCCCGCCTCCCACTCTTAGGTCTCTTTGCCTTATCCAGCTTTGTTGGGCACGCCCAGCGAAGCTCTGATTACCACCTGAAGTCGCCTGACGGCAAGCTGGACCTGCTGGTACAAACCGGCCCCACCCTGCGCTGGTCGGTGCAGCACGAAACTACGGCTGTTATCACGCCTTCGGAAATCTCGCTGGTGCTGGCCGACGGGGAAGTGCTTGGCAAAAATTCTGTAGTGAGCGGCTTTAAAACGGTTGCCGTAAAAACCACCATTGCGTCGCCATTTTACAAGAGAAGCCAAATTGCTGACCAGTACAATCAGCTAACGTTGACGCTGAAAGGCGGCTATGGCCTGGTTGCCAGGGCCTATAATGACGGCGTGGCATACCGCTTTTTCACGAGCCGGAAAGGTGCACTGACGGTGCTTACTGAGCAGGCGACCTTCAACTTTGCCCAGGATTACGAGACGCTAATCCCGTTCGTGCGTGACCTACGGGTGCCGACTGACCCTTATATGTCGTCGTTTGAGAGCTTGTATTCGGTCCAAAAACTGTCGCGTGCAAAAAAGGACTCGCTAGCTTTTCTGCCGGCGCTGGTAGCCGTGGGCGAGCAAAAAAAGGCGGTGATTCTGGAAGCCGACGTGGAAGACTATCCCGGCATGTTCCTTGAAAGCAATGAGGTGCCGGCTACCAGCCTGCACGGCGACTTTGCCCGCTACCCCGCCGAGGAAAAGGCCGGTGGCTTCCATAACATTCAACTGGTGGTGCCGCGCCGCGAAAACTACATCGCCCGGACCCGGGGCTCGCGCACGTTCCCGTGGCGGGCCGTGGTCATTAGCTCGGAAGACAAGCAGCTGGCCGACAACGACATGGTATACAAGCTGGCGTCGCCATCGCGGGTGAAGGACGTGAGCTGGATAAGACCTGGCAAAGTGGCTTGGGACTGGTGGAACGACTGGAACATTACGCACGTCAACTTCCGGGCCGGACTAAACACGCCTACCTACAAGTACTACATCGACTTTGCCGCGGCCAACAAGCTCGAGTATGTCATTCTGGATGAGGGCTGGTCGGAGGAGACTGACTTTCTGAAAATTTCCCCGAAGATCGACCTAGCCGAGCTCATCGCTTATGGCAAGCAGCGGAACGTGGGTCTCATTCTGTGGGCCAACTGGCGCTCGCTCACCGAAAAAATGGACGAGGCCTACCGACAATACGCGGCCATGGGCGTAAAGGGCTTTAAGATAGACTTTCTAGACCGCGATGATCAGAAGATGGTTCGCTCCTCCTACGAGCTGGCCCGCAAAGCCGCCGACTACCAGCTGCTGGTAGACTTCCACGGCATGCACAAGCCTGATGGGCTGCAGCGCACTTACCCCAACGTGATCGGCTACGAAGGCGTAAAGGGCCTCGAAAACTCTAAGTGGACACCCGACGACGACGTGCCGCGCTACGACGTGACCCTGCCCTTCATCCGGATGATGGCCGGGCCCATGGACTACACGCCCGGCGCCATGCGCAATGCCACCAAAGCGGAATACCACCTCAGCCATACCTTGCCTATGAGCCAGGGCACGCGCTGCCACCAGTTGGCCATGTACGTGGTATTTGAGGCCCCGCTCCAGATGCTGTCGGACAGCCCCACGGCCTACAAAAGGGAACCGGAAAGCACCGATTTCATCGCCCAGGTGCCCACCACCTTCGACCAAACGGTGGCCCTCGACGGCAAAGTCGGCGAGTACGTGGCCCTAGCCCGCAAGAAGGCCGATACTTGGTACGTGGGCGCCATGAGCAACTGGAACGCTCGCGAAATAACCCTGGACTGCTCATTCCTCGGCGAGGGCAGCTACGAAGCCGTGATTTTTCGGGATGGCGTGAATGCCGACCGTGACGCTACCGACTACGTGCGCGAGACAGTGAGATTGTCGGCGAAAGACCAACTGAAAATTGCCCTCAGCCCCGGCGGTGGCTGGGCGGCTCGCGTTTATCCCGTTAAGTAA
- a CDS encoding glycoside hydrolase family 5 protein: MKSMWGFQKIIALSCLGAMLLPAAARQQPGHFPVAVAAASKKPKFVSKHGQLSVKGTQLVDKNGAPVVLRGLSFGWHSLWPRFYNERAVQWLQADFNCNVVRAAMGIEVGERSYLKDPAFSKERITAVIDGAIKANLYVIVDWHSHNVNLAEAKAFFGEVSKKYGQHPNVIYEVFNEPDDETWDEVKAYAEEVIKVIRQNDPDNIILVGSPHWDQDVNLPAANPIKGQQNLMYTMHFYAATHQKALRDRTDEALKSGLPIFISESAGMEASGDGPLNYAAWQEYIDWMEANRLSWITWSVSDKDETCSILKKTASATGHWKDEDLKESGLKVREYLRKYNTEK; the protein is encoded by the coding sequence ATGAAATCCATGTGGGGCTTCCAAAAAATTATTGCGCTTTCATGCTTAGGCGCTATGCTGCTGCCCGCGGCGGCGCGTCAGCAACCCGGCCACTTCCCGGTAGCTGTAGCGGCCGCTAGCAAGAAGCCGAAATTCGTGAGCAAGCACGGACAGCTCAGCGTGAAAGGCACCCAACTCGTAGATAAGAACGGGGCGCCCGTCGTGCTGCGCGGACTGAGCTTCGGCTGGCACAGCTTGTGGCCGCGCTTCTACAACGAGCGGGCCGTGCAGTGGCTGCAAGCGGATTTCAACTGCAACGTGGTGCGCGCCGCCATGGGTATCGAAGTAGGTGAGCGGAGCTACCTGAAAGACCCGGCCTTCTCGAAAGAGCGCATCACGGCGGTGATTGATGGCGCCATCAAGGCCAACCTCTACGTTATCGTGGACTGGCACAGCCACAACGTCAACCTAGCGGAAGCCAAGGCCTTTTTCGGGGAAGTATCCAAGAAGTACGGCCAGCACCCCAACGTCATTTATGAGGTGTTCAACGAGCCGGACGACGAGACCTGGGACGAGGTGAAAGCCTACGCAGAAGAAGTTATCAAAGTGATTCGTCAGAACGACCCCGACAATATCATTCTGGTCGGCTCACCCCACTGGGACCAGGACGTCAACCTGCCTGCTGCCAACCCCATCAAGGGCCAGCAGAACTTGATGTACACGATGCATTTCTACGCCGCCACGCATCAAAAAGCCCTGCGTGACCGCACTGACGAGGCCCTTAAAAGCGGCCTCCCGATTTTCATTTCCGAGTCGGCGGGCATGGAGGCATCTGGCGACGGCCCGCTCAACTACGCGGCCTGGCAAGAATACATCGACTGGATGGAAGCCAACCGCCTAAGCTGGATTACCTGGTCGGTATCGGACAAAGACGAAACCTGCTCTATTCTCAAAAAAACGGCCAGCGCCACCGGGCACTGGAAGGATGAAGACTTGAAAGAATCCGGCCTAAAAGTGCGCGAGTATCTGCGCAAGTACAACACAGAAAAGTAG
- a CDS encoding AraC family transcriptional regulator: MGIARRLCPLAALCSLAAALARPCGIAGVFFRPGVVHHLLRYPMHELTSQPLDLEAFFGPPVRLLQAQLQDALSPAARVERLDAFLSDRLPVLAQSPTYSDYILHQLAQHPGAGAVQAWARELRVSRQFLARHFAEQVGRSPKQMSRVVRFNALHQALVQAPPPSWLDLVYQFNYYDQAHLIKDFTAFTGLSPTTYQHAPSAAADFYAGRR; this comes from the coding sequence GTGGGTATTGCCCGCCGCCTATGCCCTCTTGCAGCCCTTTGCTCCCTGGCGGCTGCACTTGCCCGCCCCTGCGGCATTGCCGGGGTGTTTTTCCGGCCCGGCGTGGTGCACCACTTACTGCGCTATCCCATGCACGAACTTACCAGCCAGCCGTTGGACCTGGAGGCTTTCTTCGGGCCACCCGTCCGCCTCCTGCAAGCGCAGTTGCAGGACGCGCTTAGCCCCGCGGCGCGCGTCGAGCGGTTGGATGCCTTTCTCAGTGACCGCCTCCCGGTGCTGGCGCAGTCGCCCACTTACAGCGATTATATCCTGCACCAGCTGGCTCAGCACCCGGGCGCGGGCGCGGTACAGGCTTGGGCACGGGAGTTGCGCGTGAGCCGGCAATTTTTAGCCCGTCACTTTGCCGAGCAGGTCGGCCGCAGCCCCAAACAAATGAGTCGGGTCGTGCGCTTCAATGCTCTGCATCAAGCCCTGGTGCAGGCACCCCCGCCGAGTTGGCTGGATCTGGTCTACCAGTTCAACTACTATGACCAGGCCCACCTAATCAAAGATTTTACCGCCTTCACCGGCCTCTCGCCCACCACCTACCAGCACGCGCCGAGTGCGGCCGCTGATTTTTATGCCGGCCGGCGCTAA